From Triticum aestivum cultivar Chinese Spring chromosome 7B, IWGSC CS RefSeq v2.1, whole genome shotgun sequence:
GTCAAGAAGAGCCTCACCCCCGCCTGGGACGAGGAGTTCAGCTTCCTCGTCGGCGACGTCACCGAGGAGCTCTCCGTCTCCGTGCTCAACGAGGACAAGTACTTCACCAACGACCTCCTCGGCAAGGTCAAGGTGCCGCTCTCCAAGGTCATGGAGGCCGAGGACTTCAACCTCGGCACCGCCTGGTACCAGCTCCAGcccaagagcaagaagtccaagaaGAAAGAACGCGGTATGCTATTATTATTATTGCCTTGCCCCGCGCCGCATTCGTCCCCACGATTCTTTTTCCTCTCCTCTGTTGTGGTTTTGTTTTGAATTTGCATATATAAGCAATTGACTTGCATGCACAAGTATGAGCTTTCTTGGATGTCATATTCTAAGATACGCACTAGCAATCTTGGCAGCATTTAATTTGAATTTCTTCCATGTGCAGGGGAAATTTGCCTGCGCATATCCTTGTCTACACGCTCGCACGTGTCTGAAGAATCGCACCAGCAACAACCCACTTCGGATGGCGCAGCATCCAGTTCAGACAGGTCAATTGGGAACAAAGATGGAACTTTGTCAACCAGCAATAGCTACATTGACATGTCAGCCCTTGCCAGTTTGGACCGATCATCACAGGGAAGTATGGAACGATTAGGGGATGGTGCTGTGGACCAACCGCCCGGGACCAGCATTGACCAAGCAGTCACTGAACCTGGAACCGCTGTTTCTAATGATGCGATGGCGAATACGTCGTCGGTGGTAGAGGTCTTGTCTCGCTATTTCTTTGGGAAACCTGCTGATACTAATCTGCCTTCCATCGTTGCCTCTGACGCTGAGTCAGTGGTGGAGCAGTCCGAAGAGCCAAAAGTTTGCTCTGTAGACCGTGAAAGTCCCGAGAATGGCACGCCATCTGAGTCAAACCTTGATGAGCTACTGAAAATCATGGAGTCCAAAGATCAAGGCTGTGAAATGCCAGCAAAACTGGCTAACGGCGTTCTAGTTGATGAATCTTATGTTATTGCACCAGCTGGACTGAATTCCCTCTTGTTTTCTCCAAATTCAGATTTCTGGCCAGCAGTAGCAGAGCTTCAAGGAACAAGTGGATTTCAGATTGAACCATGGAAGATCGATAGCAACGATGGTTGTTTGCGAAGAACATTAAGTTACATAAAAGCCGCTAGTAAGCTGGTTAAAGCTTGCAAAGCCACAGAAGAGCAGAAATACTTAAAAGCAGCTGGGAATTCTTTCGCTGTTTTGTCTATTGTTAGCACACCTGATGTTCCTTATGGCAGTTGTTTCAAGATAGAGATATTGTACTGTATAACGCCAGGTCCCCACTTATCATCTGAAGAGCAAACAGCACATCTTACTGTAAGTTGGCGGATCAACTTTCTTCAGAGCACAATGATGAAAGGAATGATTGAGAGTGGTgcaaaacaaggcatgtcagaAGGTTATGCACAATTTTCTGATGTACTGTCCCAAAGGTTTAAAGTAGCTGAGCTTGATGATGCCAATTCAAACAAAGAAAAGATTTTAGCCTCACTACAAGCACATAAAGAACCAAGCTGGAGGTTGATTGTCCGCTTCCTTGGGAACTTCACATTCATATTCTCTGTTATCATAGGGATATATGTTATAGTTCACCTTCATTTATCAAGGCCCAAAGTGATGAATGGGCTTGAATATTTTGGCATTGACCTTCCAGATTCAATTGGAGAGGTTGTAGTTTGTGCTGTCTTGATCCTTCAGGGACAGACCATCCTGAAAGTAATAAAGCGCTTCTTGAATGCATGGAGACAAAGAGGTAGATATCTCAGTCACTATGTTATTATCTACTCCAAAACTGTTGCACATGAATCTGAATATTCTTGATTAGTTTTACGTTCTCTTTCTGTTGTACTCCCTGTGCCTGGAATTACTTGTCGCCcaaacagatgtatctagcactaaaatacgtctagatacatccatttgagcgacaagtaattccggacggaggaagtatctAGTAAGTAATACATGCATTGCATGTGAGAGCTTAGATAATCAAAGTACGACCAAAGATGGACATACTGAATTGTAATAGTCAAATGAAATTTTGAGGCACATACATCAAGTATAAGATGCATATTTAATTCTCTTAGCCCATTCCATAAAAAAATAAATCAAATTATGGCTACAAAATACTTGAAAACTGCATGGTATATACTACGCAAAATTCGGGTAAAATATATCAAGCACATTTTGTCTAGGCAGTCTCTTGCAATTACTTCGTATTGAATTTTCAATAAAAAATAACGTGAATACCTAATGCTGCATCACCAAGATAAATTTGGTTTATGATGTAAGGCCGTAGCTTTGAACACAATGATTTTTTTTCACGGAAGTAAAAATCAATGACAGTTCTGTTAGAAAAGAAGAACTTCGGAGTGTTTAATTATAGAAGAGTCTAGAATAAAGTAGAAGTGTGTTTCGTGATTTGTGCATAATATCCATTGGGCTTAAGTACAGCCATAGATCTTCTAGATAGTATACGTGGCAGAATCCGGTGTAGTAAAGAGGAAATCGGACGGCGAcaagtgctcggatttgccatctctctCACGTCAGATTGACTTTATCCAACGGACGATATTCAAAGCTATTCATACACTATATAATGGAATAGAAATagatggtatagatatagatatgctCTAAGAGTGAAAGTGTTATTCTAAAAGGAGATGAGGTGAATTGTCTTCTACTGCAACCAATGGACATTTTGCTCTACACATATGTTCTGGTATTGTAGTGCTACTTGATTTGCTTTAAATTTCGGTAACAGTTGAGCAATATTCGTCTTTTCTTCTTCCTGTATTAGGTAGTGATCATGGAGTCAAAGCTCATGGAGATGGCTGGTTACTGACTGTTGCACTTATTGAGGGTACTGGTATACTATCTGCTGGTTCATCTCAACCATTTGACCTATATGCTGTTTTTACCTGCAACACGAAGAGGAAAACAAGCTCAATTAAATTCCACACATCTGATCCAAAATGGAACGGTTAGTTTCTTCCCCTTCATGTTGCTTTGTTCTCAGCTGGGAAGAGCAGCCGATCCTTTGTGCTACAGTATTGCATGAACTGACGGTACTGACCTTCACATATGCATAGTGTAGCTGACCCATTTGATGCTTGAATTTCTAGAGATATTCGAATTTGATGCAATGGATGATCCACCATCAAGGATGGATGTAGCTATTCATGACTCGAATCAATTAGATGAAGCTCCCATTGGTCACGCCGAAgtgaacttcctgaagagcaattTGTCAGATTTAATGGACATATGGGTTCCTCTTGATGGGAAGTGTGATCCAGCAAGCAACCCTAAGCTACATTTGAGAATATTTTTGAACAACTCGAGAGGAACTGAAGTTGTTCTGAATTACCTGGCAAAGATGGGGAATGAAGTCGGTAAGAAGGTAAGGACCTAACTTTTTGTCTGATTTGTTTTTCATCATCTCTTCTATTTCTGAAATTACATATGACATAATGTGTAGATAAATTTGCGGTCAGCACAAACAAATTTAGCATTCCGAAAGCTCTTTAACCTCCCTCCTGAAGAGTTCCTCATCGATGATTTCACCTGTCATCTAAAACGGAAGATGCCACTTCAGGTATTTACTTTTCTGATTGTTTATTTATGTGTCAAAGATGCTACTATTATTTTAATTGTACCAAGTAGACCTGTACATGTATGTACCATACTACCAAGGAGAATCACCGCTATAGTTTTGCATTCGTTTGTGACTCGCTTGACATTTGCCAATATTTTGTACTTTCTCCATTTTGTTCTGTCAATATTTACAGAGAACTGGCTCTTTTACAGGGACGAGTATTTTTTTCTCCAAGAATAATTGGATTCTACTCTAATATATTTGGTCACAAGACCAAGTTTTTCTTTCTGTGGGAAGACGTTGATGATATCCAGGTTATCCCTCCTACACTGTCAATTGGCAGCCCATCCTTGATGGTTATCCTTAGAAAGGATAGAGGGTCAGAAGCAAAACATGGTGCCAAGGCAACAGATCATCATGGAAGACTCAAGTTCCATTTTCAGTCCTTTGTTTCGTTCAATGATGCTCACAGGTACCTTTCATTTGTTTGTTTTCGAGGTCCAGTGAGACATCTAGGCCAAGCATATATTTTATTCTTCAGAACTTCAGATCAAAAtttctaaataaaataaaataactctAGATCTTATTTTGTGAAGTTCAAGGATAACATGTTCATGGGTACGCTGGCCtgatgtggctttggtttgcagaTTACAAGCCCAAAGCCGGCTTGACCTGCAGTGACGAAGGGTCGAAAACTATAAATGGACACATTTCAGCATAATTCCCATTATAAGATAGGACAACTTTAACATTTTAGTCTTTTGGGGGATTTGAACCCAATATTAAGCGTCGAGCGGCTAGTCGCGTTGACAAGTGTACCAGTCGTAACCTGGGTGTCAACTGGGCACCTTGACTCTATTGGTTGGCACTGCCGAGCGACTGGTTAACTAGTGGCTGACTAATCTTGACTAGTCTAGTCCCTTGAGCCAAGCAAGTCAAAATTGGCCCACTGTTTCCAAAAAAAAGGAATCTGCCCAAGGCTGGCCCACTGTATTCAGGTTCTTCTATAACGCACAACCTCACGGTATACAAATAAGAAAATGTAGTAACAATAGGCTTCTATTTTCTACTGATTATAGTTCTGCAGATAGTTGATCGGATCTTGCTATCCCATCATGTACTAAGCTATTCTGCTAGTTTGCATATAAATGTATCACATCAAGAAATCTTTATCTGACAGAATAATCATGGGGATCTGGAAAATGCGATCACCGGGTCAAGAACAGAAGGGAGAGGTAATTGAGGAGTCTGAACCAAAAGAACTCCAGGCGGAAGAATGTGGATCCTTATTTACCCATGAGGATGTCAAAATGTCCGAAATATTCTCATCAGTTCTTTCTGTGGACGTGAGTGCCACTTTTATTTTCGCATGAGCTTGTCACAATTTGTTTTCGCACTAAAATTTGTTTTGGGATTCCTTACATATATCTAAATTTTCAGGTTGAGTCCTTGATGGAGATGTTTTCAGGAGGTCAGTTGGAACAGAAAGTGATGCAAAAGACTGGCTGTCTGGACTACTCATCAACAGAATGGGAACTTGTAGGCAGAAATATATACAAGCGGCAAATCAGCTACAAGTTTGACAAAGCATTGTCTCGATATGGAGGAGAAGCAAGCACCACTCAGCAGAAGTATGCCCTAGTGAACCAAGATGGCTGGGCCATTGAAGAGGTGATGACCCTCCAAGGTGTTCTACTTGGGGACTTCTTTAATGTAAGACTCCCCCTTCCCACATTTATTCTTAAATGGTCTGTACTATGCGAACCATTATCAAGAGTTTGTGACCATTCCGAATAGTTGTAACCTTAGCTCTGAGCTAAAACATAAGAATTGAAGTGGTATTACTGTATGCTTGTTCTGTCATTTTTTTTTTGCTGAACTGGTACATAGAATAATGTTGATCACAATGGTTCTTAACTTGCAGCTCCAGCTAAAGTATCATATGGCGAACATACCATCAAAACCAAACACCTGCAACGTGCAGGTCTTGTTGAGGATTGCCTGGTTAAAAAGCACCAAGCAACAAAAGAAGATCACAAAAAATATCATGTCCAACACCTCAAATAGATTGAAGGAGCTCTTTTCCGAAGTCGTAAAGGATCTTACGTCAAGAAACGGTACCCTTTTCAATGCAGCTATTGATCCTTAGTGTTCGTTATTATGATTTCTAATGTCATGTTAACATATAGCAGAGTTCACATCAAACCAATGCCAGGAAAGTAAGTTTATATGATGCATTTCATTGCTTCTGTGTCAAATGAATTATTACCACTGAGTGGAAACTAAATGCAATGAATCTGGTATAACTTTTTAGGTGGCACTGTCAGAAAGCAAACTGTTTTTGTTGCTCTGTATGAATCAGCGCTATTTGTTTTGCCTCGGGAAAGAATGACACTGATTTTTCTGTGTGCGGCAAATTTGTAGGTTGAAGCTAACCTCTGTACAGTGTAACAGTAGATTACTCATGCCATCAAAATGTGTTTGAAGAGCCCAAGCAGAGGGGAATCGGCATGATATGTTGCTGTCTGCTTGTGGTGAGACATGCTTTAGCTGCTGCCAACAGTTTGCAGTTCTTACACAGACAGCAGAGCCTGAAAGTGAACTATGTGAATAGATTGTTTCAGAAGCAGTTCGTTAAAAAAAACATTTCTGACACGGCCTTACCCATTTATCCTCATAGGAAGTCAAGTAGAGTTGTATATGCACAGCTGACCTGTATATGTATAACAGAAGTGATATAGTGAAAGAAAGCTAATTTTGATCCATAGAGGTCTTGTCGGAGTTGTGTGCTGTACTGTAAAACAATCAAGCAAATATGTGGTATATCTACTATTTTGTTGTTCAATTTGCCATACTCGTATGCCTTGATCTAAGAGCTGCTATATAACGAACAACATTTATATAGGCCTACGTACCGAATGTTTTGTTATCCCCCTCCTGCATGCACTCTTTTATGCCGCAactcaagtttgtatgcattatcatttaccTTTTCTCCAAGACCTTAAATGGACCATCATCCAGTGGCATTAGTTTACATTTGCGCAACTTAGATAATCTATCTTTACTTAAATGCACCCAAATAAATTGAACACAACATGCTTTCTATCCTTATCACCCACAAGTTTGTACTTAGCATTTATCCACTATGTTTTTCTTCATCATCTCATGCATCTTTAACATCAGTTCAACATGTTCCGTAGCATCAAAATCCCCCCCCCNNNNNNNNNNNNNNNNNNNNNNNNNNNNNNNNNNNNNNNNNNNNNNNNNNNNNNNNNNNNNNNNNNNNNNNNNNNNNNNNNNNNNNNNNNNNNNNNNNNNNNNNNNNNNNNNNNNNNNNNNNNNNNNNNNNNNNNNNNNNNNNNNNNNNNNNNNNNNNNNNNNNNNNNNNNNNNNNNNNNNNNNNNNNNNNNNNNNNNNNNNNNNNNNNNNNNNNNNNNNNNNNNNNNNNNNNNNNNNNNNNNNNNNNNNNNNNNNNNNNNNNNNNNNNNNNNNNNNNNNNNNNNNNNNNNNNNTGCCCTTCGGAGCTCCTCGGCCGCTCCCGCGAGCGGCCAGGAGCTAACCCCAGCCGCCGCGAGCGTAACACTCCTCCGCCCCTCCTCCCCTCGTCGCCGCCGGCAGGCGTTGtcgggcaaagcccgcgcggcgcggcggcggcggggtctctTTCCTTTTCCTCTGGATGGGGCGGCGCGGGATGGCCACTCCAGCGGGTGCTCGCGGGTCGGGCACGGTGCTAGCACTCGCGCAGCGAGGAGGCGCAGGGGGCGGCGCGGGGTCGCTCTGCTGGTGCGGATCTGACGCCCAGCGCAGTGCGCTGTGATCTGTGGCCTGGGCAGGGCTATGCAagcggcacggcggcggcgcaaGGGGCCGTGCTGAGGCGCGGCAGTAGCACAAGGGGGTCGTGcagaggcacggcggcggcgcggggtggcccAGCCAGCGCGGATCTGCCGTGTGTGGGTCACAACGAGGTGACAGGGAGGCCGCGGATCTGGCGGGTCCGCGCGCTTGAGAGGGGCGACGGCTGCTGCATCACGAGGTGGAGCCGGTGGACGTCGACCATGTGGATGGTGTGCTGTGCAGTGCTTCAGATCTGCTCGGATCCGAAGGTGTGATGGAGCTCCGGGCGAAAGTCTAGCCCCGACTTTGGGTCGGTGCCGGCAACGGTGGCGCCATGGTGTCactccccttcttgaaggcgttgccgTGAAGCTCCATTTCACGACTCTCCGGGAGAAATCCCTAGCTTCGGTGGTCAAAGCGGGCGTTGACGGCGGCTACGTCGTATCCTTCTTTGAGGCATCGCCTTGGAGAGTCAGCATTTTGCAATTTGCACGGATCTCTTCGTCGACGGGGACAGTGGACGTCGGGGCAGCGGCCCCGGGTGGTTTCTGATTGTGCGTCGAGATGGCGATCTCGGGAACAATGCGAGTGGCAGCTCTATGAGGTGGGGCTCTGGCTTGACATTGGTTGGGTGGCATTCTTGTTCCGCTTGGGCGGTAGGGATGTCGGCTCGGTCGATGCGCCTCAGAGGAGGCGGTCTGACTTTacgtcggggcggcggctccggattTGGTGCGACGTTCGTGGTCTGCGAGTGGTTGCCCTGAGCAGCATGGGCTGCGGGCAACTGGGTTGTGCGGCGTTGCTGCTCGAGGGGAGCGGtggtatgtcggggcggcggcccaggAAGGCGGTGCCAGTTGATTGCGCTGGGCGCGACGGAGCggtggatgtcggggcggcggccccgagagAATCTCTGTGGTGACCAGACTCTTGTGGCAACAATGATGATGGGAGCGATGTCGGCGACGTGACAATGATTGTGGTAGTCAGCTCTTCTCCGGCGTGTCCACGGTTTTGCCTCGGGTTGCTTGTTGCTGTGGAGTcgaagctgcggcggcggggccctgtGGTGTACGATGACTGGCTGTAGGTGCCCGTTCGGCGATCTTCCGTGGCGCCAGCTGTGTCTGGTTTTGTCCTTCTGAGTTCTCCGTCAGAGTCGGAGCTGCGTTGTCTGGCCGCAAGTCGACTTGTCGTCGATTAGGGTGGGCTTTGCCCTATGTGTTTCAGTCTATGGGAGTGGGCTTGGCCTTGTTGTTCCGGTTTTGCCCGGTTTTccgtaattaactgggcaattctcttctgcttaattaatagatgaggcaatctttgcctccgtttcaaaaaaaagatGGAAGAGGTAACAAATTAATGGGTGCaccagacactactaggaaaagggctatagataggattgatactaatggcgcaccaggtaagtagtgcgccactactatatactaatggcgcatcggttagaggtgcgccattagtgtggaagacactaatggcgcaccagacacacggtgcgccactagtattgattttttttctatttttccatacatactaatggcgcatgatgtcaaagtgcgccattactagttctaactagtaatggcgcaccttataGACAGTGCGCCATTNNNNNNNNNNNNNNNNNNNNNNNNNNNNNNNNNNNNNNNNNNNNNNNNNNNNNNNNNNNNNNNNNNNNNNNNNNNNNNNNNNNNNNNNNNNNNNNNNNNNNNNNNNNNNNNNNNNNNNNNNNNNNNNNNNNNNNNNNNNNNNNNNNNNNNNNNNNNNNNNNNNNNNNNNNNNNNNNNNNNNNNNNNNNNNNNNNNNNNNNNNNNNNNNNNNNNNNNNNNNNNNNNNNNNNNNNNNNNNNNNNNNNNNNNNNNNNNNNNNNNNNNNNNNNNNNNNNNNNNNNNNNNNNNNNNNNNNNNNNNNNNNNNNNNNNNNNNNNNNNNNNNNNNNNNNNNNNNNNNNNNNNNNNNNNNNNNNNNNNNNNNNNNNNNNNNNNNNNNNNNNNNNNNNNNNNNNNNNNNNNNNNNNNNNNNNNNNNNNNNNNNNNNNNNNNNNNNNNNNNNNNNNNNNNNNNNNNNNNNNNNNNNNNNNNNNNNNNNNNNNNNNNNNNNNNNNNNNNNNNNNNNNNNNNNNNNNNNNNNNNNNNNNNNNNNNNNNNNNNNNNNNNNNNNNNNNNNNNNNNNNNNNNNNNNNNNNNNNNNNNNNNNNNNNNNNNNNNNNNNNNNNNNNNNNNNNNNNNNNNNNNNNNNNNNNNNNNNNNNNNNNNNNNNNNNNNNNNNNNNNNNNNNNNNNNNNatatttacttttttgcaaaactactaatggcgcaccatgtcaaagtgcgccattactagtttaaactactaatggcgcacttttccacagtgcgccattagtatatatttttttttactattctgcaaaaactactaatggcgcaccacccacaggtgcaccattagtaactagggttactaatggcgcatttgctggtggtgcgccattagtaacctgggaccaacaagatattttggacagcccacctgcCCACTCacttccccacttcattctctccacctcctcctccaagcttgtctcggctgcctcctcctcctcacctcatttccatcatagattcatcaaaattaagtggtgaaattacctttttttgataggtaagtaaggggaaagctatcttcatgatgtagatctactttttttctccctagcttgctccaacaacgtgcacatgcactttttgtggcctagctagatctatgtatgtttgtggtgttgcttgtgtttgtggtgttgcatatatgtttgtgtttgcaggtatcggtatttgaaatgcgatagttgccaatattttgccggaatgttgattcagttccgtttcggcgagaattttggcactatgtattctttttggtcctatttttagggaaggtcatgccaaattttttcttggttctaaaatatcgttttgctctaccccgcaggcgaccatggtccgcacgatgaccgaaggcatcgtgaataggtttttgagctccgcgaaggccgagatgcttcaaaagaacgagacggagataagatgtccgtgtcgaagatgcaagctgaagagccttattgcggacccggattccgggcaggtgcgggaccacctgctcttgcgtggtttcatggatggctatcggtggcaaggtgatgaagatgactatgaagtcataCATGGGGGCcgagcaagaaatgaggaagggtaacaagacaagtaccaccgcggcaagggcgggcgagaagacgaagaatctccaggacatgatcacggcggtgatgctgtacacagtcatcatgtagaagatgtcgtacatgacaatgaggaagatcaagacgaagggcatgatcatgaagatgaagatgccggagcagacgacgatggaggctggatgcaggaccctcatattcaagagctgcttctcaagcagacggataacg
This genomic window contains:
- the LOC123162281 gene encoding C2 and GRAM domain-containing protein At1g03370 isoform X1, which encodes MTKLKSLTSSVGKGESAGSARQIAGSPMKLLVRVLEARGLLPVHLNGSSDPFVKLQLGKRRAKTAVVKKSLTPAWDEEFSFLVGDVTEELSVSVLNEDKYFTNDLLGKVKVPLSKVMEAEDFNLGTAWYQLQPKSKKSKKKERGEICLRISLSTRSHVSEESHQQQPTSDGAASSSDRSIGNKDGTLSTSNSYIDMSALASLDRSSQGSMERLGDGAVDQPPGTSIDQAVTEPGTAVSNDAMANTSSVVEVLSRYFFGKPADTNLPSIVASDAESVVEQSEEPKVCSVDRESPENGTPSESNLDELLKIMESKDQGCEMPAKLANGVLVDESYVIAPAGLNSLLFSPNSDFWPAVAELQGTSGFQIEPWKIDSNDGCLRRTLSYIKAASKLVKACKATEEQKYLKAAGNSFAVLSIVSTPDVPYGSCFKIEILYCITPGPHLSSEEQTAHLTVSWRINFLQSTMMKGMIESGAKQGMSEGYAQFSDVLSQRFKVAELDDANSNKEKILASLQAHKEPSWRLIVRFLGNFTFIFSVIIGIYVIVHLHLSRPKVMNGLEYFGIDLPDSIGEVVVCAVLILQGQTILKVIKRFLNAWRQRGSDHGVKAHGDGWLLTVALIEGTGILSAGSSQPFDLYAVFTCNTKRKTSSIKFHTSDPKWNEIFEFDAMDDPPSRMDVAIHDSNQLDEAPIGHAEVNFLKSNLSDLMDIWVPLDGKCDPASNPKLHLRIFLNNSRGTEVVLNYLAKMGNEVGKKINLRSAQTNLAFRKLFNLPPEEFLIDDFTCHLKRKMPLQGRVFFSPRIIGFYSNIFGHKTKFFFLWEDVDDIQVIPPTLSIGSPSLMVILRKDRGSEAKHGAKATDHHGRLKFHFQSFVSFNDAHRIIMGIWKMRSPGQEQKGEVIEESEPKELQAEECGSLFTHEDVKMSEIFSSVLSVDVESLMEMFSGGQLEQKVMQKTGCLDYSSTEWELVGRNIYKRQISYKFDKALSRYGGEASTTQQKYALVNQDGWAIEEVMTLQGVLLGDFFNLQLKYHMANIPSKPNTCNVQVLLRIAWLKSTKQQKKITKNIMSNTSNRLKELFSEVVKDLTSRNGTLFNAAIDP
- the LOC123162281 gene encoding C2 and GRAM domain-containing protein At1g03370 isoform X2 — its product is MTKLKSLTSSVGKGESAGSARQIAGSPMKLLVRVLEARGLLPVHLNGSSDPFVKLQLGKRRAKTAVVKKSLTPAWDEEFSFLVGDVTEELSVSVLNEDKYFTNDLLGKVKVPLSKVMEAEDFNLGTAWYQLQPKSKKSKKKERGEICLRISLSTRSHVSEESHQQQPTSDGAASSSDRSIGNKDGTLSTSNSYIDMSALASLDRSSQGSMERLGDGAVDQPPGTSIDQAVTEPGTAVSNDAMANTSSVVEVLSRYFFGKPADTNLPSIVASDAESVVEQSEEPKVCSVDRESPENGTPSESNLDELLKIMESKDQGCEMPAKLANGVLVDESYVIAPAGLNSLLFSPNSDFWPAVAELQGTSGFQIEPWKIDSNDGCLRRTLSYIKAASKLVKACKATEEQKYLKAAGNSFAVLSIVSTPDVPYGSCFKIEILYCITPGPHLSSEEQTAHLTVSWRINFLQSTMMKGMIESGAKQGMSEGYAQFSDVLSQRFKVAELDDANSNKEKILASLQAHKEPSWRLIVRFLGNFTFIFSVIIGIYVIVHLHLSRPKVMNGLEYFGIDLPDSIGEVVVCAVLILQGQTILKVIKRFLNAWRQRGSDHGVKAHGDGWLLTVALIEGTGILSAGSSQPFDLYAVFTCNTKRKTSSIKFHTSDPKWNEIFEFDAMDDPPSRMDVAIHDSNQLDEAPIGHAEVNFLKSNLSDLMDIWVPLDGKCDPASNPKLHLRIFLNNSRGTEVVLNYLAKMGNEVGKKINLRSAQTNLAFRKLFNLPPEEFLIDDFTCHLKRKMPLQGRVFFSPRIIGFYSNIFGHKTKFFFLWEDVDDIQVIPPTLSIGSPSLMVILRKDRGSEAKHGAKATDHHGRLKFHFQSFVSFNDAHRIIMGIWKMRSPGQEQKGEVIEESEPKELQAEECGSLFTHEDVKMSEIFSSVLSVDVESLMEMFSGGQLEQKVMQKTGCLDYSSTEWELVGRNIYKRQISYKFDKALSRYGGEASTTQQKYALVNQDGWAIEEVMTLQGVLLGDFFNLQLKYHMANIPSKPNTCNVQVLLRIAWLKSTKQQKKITKNIMSNTSNRLKELFSEVVKDLTSRNG